The genomic interval GAGCTTACTGATGCTACTTTCCCTTTTGGCTGGGAGCATGAGCTTTGTCAGGGCGCAATCTGGACAAATGTCCTTGCAGCAGTGCATTCAATATGGTTTATCGAAAAATTCTGGGATTCTAAAATCTCAGTTGGAAATTGATCGCACCAATGAAAAGAAAAATGAAACACGGGCCGACTATTTACCACAAGTAAGTGGCAATATCCAGCTAATGGATAATCTGAAGCTACAAACATCCATTCTTCCAGGAGAAATGATTGGACAGCCAGGAACACAAGTAGCTGTTCAATTCGGTACGAAATACAACACAAGTCTGGGCTTAGATGCAAAGCAAGTAATCTACGATCAATCGCTTATTTATTCGATGAAACTGACTAAGCAAAGTTCCAAAGTTTCGGAAATAAATGCGCGTAAAACGGAAGAACAGTTGATTTACGATATTGCAAGCGCCTATTATGCAGCTCAAGTGTCATTCACCCAAAAGAAGTTGATAGAATCAAATCTAGCGCAAGTAGATACTTTACTTAAGATTACTAAAATACAATTCGACAATGATGCTGCGAAGCAATTGGATTTAGACAAATTGACAGTCAATTTCACCAATCTTCAAACAGATCTTGCTACAAGCAATACCAACCTGCAACAACAAATGATGCTGCTCAAATATTACATGGGAATGTCTTTGGATCAAAATATCGAATTGCCAGTAATTCCATTAAAAGAACAAGCAGCGGTGATTACAAATACGGAATCTTTGAATAATACAGATTTAGAATTGATTCAAGCACAACGCGAAGTTTACTCCGTTACTTTGCAACAAATAAAAGC from Fluviicola taffensis DSM 16823 carries:
- a CDS encoding TolC family protein → MKETTQNYRLSLLMLLSLLAGSMSFVRAQSGQMSLQQCIQYGLSKNSGILKSQLEIDRTNEKKNETRADYLPQVSGNIQLMDNLKLQTSILPGEMIGQPGTQVAVQFGTKYNTSLGLDAKQVIYDQSLIYSMKLTKQSSKVSEINARKTEEQLIYDIASAYYAAQVSFTQKKLIESNLAQVDTLLKITKIQFDNDAAKQLDLDKLTVNFTNLQTDLATSNTNLQQQMMLLKYYMGMSLDQNIELPVIPLKEQAAVITNTESLNNTDLELIQAQREVYSVTLQQIKAGYLPSLSLNFHAGVQNMQNDLRIFEKGAQWFPTSYIGLNLNVPIFDGLAKNSRVKQTKIQMEQSELEEQYLTENLKMQRANANNALTANRAALESQQRNIELAKRVYETTQAQFVGGIATMTDIVNAETSLRDAQTNYLRALVQVKLGELDLIKSTGNIRSLN